One window of Papaver somniferum cultivar HN1 chromosome 9, ASM357369v1, whole genome shotgun sequence genomic DNA carries:
- the LOC113309228 gene encoding transcription factor IIIA-like has translation MEIDEKEEAKPNNTCEECGASFQKPAHLKQHMQCHSLERPFSCPVNDCHSSYRRKDHLNRHLLQHQGKIFSCPVEGCNQKFAYKGNVKRHIEDMHEDEGSSSSNSQGQTQHICQEIGCGKVFKYASRLRKHEESHVKLESVEAICCEPDCMKYFANNDCLKAHVQSCHQHVLCEVCGTKQLKKNMKRHMRGHEIAGSTERIKCSIKGCECTFATKSNLNQHVKSVHLQLRPFACRFPDCGQRFSFKHVRDNHEKSGSHVYVHGDFQEADEHFQARAKGGRKRTCPTVETLLRKRVVPPSHTDSALNYGSEYLAWLLSAEDD, from the exons ATGGAAATTGACGAAAAAGAAGAGGCCAAACCAAATAATACTTGTGAAGAGTGTGGTGCTAGTTTTCAAAAGCCAGCTCACTTGAAACAACATATGCAGTGCCATTCGCTCGAG AGGCCATTTAGTTGCCCTGTTAATGATTGTCACTCAAGCTACAGAAGGAAAGATCATCTGAATCGCCACTTGCTCCAGCACCAAGGGAAAATATTCTCATGTCCTGTGGAGGGCTGCAACCAGAAATTTGCTTACAAAGGCAATGTGAAGCGGCACATAGAGGATATGCATGAGGATGAaggatcttcttcttctaatagtcaAGGTCAAACACAACATATTTGCCAAGAAATTGGATGTGGGAAGGTGTTCAAGTATGCCTCAAGGCTGAGGAAACATGAAGAGTCTCATG TGAAACTGGAGTCTGTTGAGGCAATCTGCTGTGAACCTGACTGTATGAAATATTTTGCCAATAATGATTGCCTTAAGGCTCATGTTCAATCATGCCACCAACATGTTCTTTGTGAGGTTTGTGGGACCAAGCAGTTGAAGAAAAATATGAAGCGGCATATGCGGGGACATGAAATTGCAGGCTCAACTGAAAGGATAAAGTGCAGCATCAAGGGTTGTGAATGCACATTTGCAACT AAATCAAATCTCAACCAGCATGTCAAGTCCGTTCATCTCCAGCTTCGACCATTTGCATGCCGGTTTCCAGATTGCGGTCAAAGGTTTTCATTCAAGCACGTGAGGGATAACCATGAGAAATCTGGGTCTCATGTGTATGTCCAT GGGGATTTCCAAGAGGCAGATGAACACTTCCAAGCTAGAGCAAAGGGAGGGCGAAAGAGGACATGCCCAACTGTAGAAACTTTACTAAGAAAGAGAGTTGTTCCACCCAGTCACACTGACTCAGCCTTGAATTATGGTTCTGAATACCTTGCATGGTTGCTTTCTGCAGAGGATGACTAG